The Seleniivibrio woodruffii genome window below encodes:
- a CDS encoding TetR/AcrR family transcriptional regulator — MTKKDRIVKEAAKLFAEKGYIETSTAEIAEAAETATGTIFYHFATKEGILKEIYETLIREYLRAMEHAADEAENGMDALERILRLHFRLAKDYRAEFTTVHRDMPAQIIYDDERRTRMRTNSDISVKIVRNVLEQGIKDGSIRPETDADSTAKLIKAMMMGLARVTLLNLTEFADAEKTTLQFCRAALDNRGSK, encoded by the coding sequence TTGACCAAAAAAGATCGTATCGTCAAAGAGGCGGCAAAGCTTTTTGCCGAAAAGGGTTACATAGAGACCAGTACGGCGGAGATCGCCGAGGCCGCGGAAACGGCCACCGGAACCATTTTTTACCACTTCGCCACCAAAGAGGGGATCCTGAAAGAGATATATGAAACTCTCATCAGGGAATACCTTAGAGCCATGGAACATGCCGCAGACGAAGCGGAGAACGGGATGGATGCTCTGGAAAGGATACTTCGCCTGCATTTCAGACTGGCAAAGGACTACAGAGCCGAGTTCACCACCGTTCACAGAGACATGCCCGCCCAGATAATCTATGACGACGAGCGCAGAACCAGAATGCGCACAAACAGCGACATCAGCGTGAAGATAGTCCGTAACGTGCTGGAACAGGGGATAAAGGACGGCTCCATCCGTCCGGAGACCGATGCCGACAGCACGGCGAAACTTATCAAAGCCATGATGATGGGGCTGGCAAGGGTCACACTCCTCAACCTGACCGAATTCGCCGATGCGGAGAAAACCACCCTGCAGTTCTGCAGAGCCGCATTGGACAACAGAGGTTCTAAATGA
- a CDS encoding glycogen-binding domain-containing protein — MREKDMLISQFIDNELTLEEKAEFVREINVSDSFCAETLDMLDTEMLMEGMMPDAPPVPEIKEKKRIVTPASLMSFTALAASLAVALKVFLFAPSPVEEVDKHRFVVYVPDAQKVSVTGSFSQWQSIDMKPVGNGYWHITLPLKKGEYVYNYVVDENKKMPDPAAPAKQIDDFGGENSVLMVGDNI; from the coding sequence ATGCGTGAAAAAGATATGCTTATAAGCCAGTTCATAGACAACGAACTGACACTTGAGGAGAAAGCGGAGTTTGTGCGTGAGATAAATGTCAGCGACAGTTTCTGCGCAGAAACCCTCGACATGCTGGACACGGAAATGCTTATGGAAGGCATGATGCCCGATGCTCCGCCTGTGCCTGAGATAAAGGAAAAAAAACGGATAGTCACCCCTGCGTCCCTTATGTCGTTCACAGCTCTGGCGGCCTCGCTGGCTGTGGCATTAAAGGTATTTCTTTTTGCACCCTCCCCGGTTGAGGAAGTGGACAAACACAGGTTTGTGGTATATGTTCCCGATGCGCAGAAGGTTTCCGTTACAGGAAGCTTCTCCCAGTGGCAGAGCATCGACATGAAACCAGTCGGAAACGGCTACTGGCACATAACCCTGCCCCTTAAAAAAGGCGAATACGTCTATAACTATGTTGTGGATGAGAATAAAAAAATGCCCGATCCCGCCGCACCTGCAAAACAGATTGACGATTTCGGCGGAGAAAATTCGGTGCTTATGGTTGGAGATAATATTTGA
- a CDS encoding cell wall-binding repeat-containing protein has translation MRFLITMAILLTALSAFADIYDDLGNTALKNGADKALAAKLTERTRAYGFSGEDAAAIQNALNTSTGMAATKVSEKVLEGVAKKVPARAVTNAALKVRARYETAAAVAKQAGLKGKAAQTAADISADALAAGGQESSLMTTAGYIAKEQEKEKYAVAALSLYRDMLRYGVTEKRAADVATRSVQKLSADQIGEYRNHFMQNADTGNCNTMAESMHQHMEKGGSVSGMSSGGHGMSGEHGTGGGSTGGGHGGGSGGGSGGGSGGGSGGGSGGGSGGGSGGGSGGGSGGGHGGGGGGHGGRSQ, from the coding sequence ATGAGATTTCTGATAACTATGGCCATTCTGCTGACGGCTTTGTCGGCTTTTGCGGATATATACGATGATCTGGGCAATACCGCTCTTAAAAACGGAGCGGACAAGGCTCTGGCGGCAAAACTGACCGAGCGTACAAGAGCCTACGGGTTCAGTGGGGAAGATGCGGCGGCCATTCAGAATGCCCTTAACACAAGCACAGGAATGGCAGCGACCAAGGTTTCGGAAAAGGTTCTGGAAGGGGTTGCAAAAAAGGTTCCGGCCAGAGCGGTGACAAATGCGGCGCTCAAAGTCAGAGCCAGATATGAAACTGCGGCGGCAGTGGCAAAACAGGCAGGTCTGAAAGGCAAGGCCGCCCAGACTGCGGCGGATATATCTGCCGATGCACTGGCGGCGGGCGGACAGGAAAGCTCGCTTATGACCACAGCGGGATATATTGCAAAAGAGCAGGAAAAAGAAAAATATGCCGTGGCGGCATTGTCTCTCTACAGGGATATGCTCAGATACGGCGTTACCGAGAAGCGGGCGGCGGATGTTGCGACCAGATCGGTTCAGAAGCTTTCGGCGGATCAGATAGGCGAATACAGAAACCACTTTATGCAGAATGCAGACACAGGCAACTGCAACACCATGGCAGAGAGCATGCATCAGCATATGGAAAAAGGCGGCAGTGTTTCCGGGATGTCCTCTGGAGGGCACGGAATGAGCGGTGAACACGGCACAGGCGGCGGAAGCACAGGCGGCGGTCATGGCGGAGGCTCTGGCGGAGGCTCAGGTGGAGGTTCTGGTGGAGGCTCTGGTGGCGGCTCTGGTGGCGGCTCTGGCGGAGGTTCTGGCGGAGGTTCTGGCGGAGGCTCTGGCGGAGGTCATGGCGGAGGCGGTGGTGGGCACGGAGGCCGTTCTCAGTGA